Part of the Xiphophorus maculatus strain JP 163 A chromosome 3, X_maculatus-5.0-male, whole genome shotgun sequence genome, TCCTACAAGGTCCCAAACACCCTCTTAAAGAAATCTCTACCTCTGATAAGGGGAGTCTAACAGTCACCCACCCTAAGGCATGCGGGGGAGGAGGGAAGGGTTCTAACCTGATTGGATCGGCGGCTCAGAGGGGGAGCATGTAACAAAATCAAATGGCCGTCAAGCCTGTGTCATGCATAATTAATTGGGCCATCTACGACCAAGTACAGAAAAATCCATGGTCATTTGATTAGAGGGGCTTTGGAGGACTCTGAAGTGCACTGCTGTCTGAGCTGCTTCCACACCATCCCCAGTGTCACAGAAACGAAAAGCAACTTAAAGTTCAAGTTTGGTTTCAGCTGGAAGTTCAAGTCAAACCTGCTCTCTCAGTGATGTTTGGAGGTAGGATGAGCTCGTTAAGCAGGGAGACACATCCAATATCAAAGctcatccaaaacaaacaaacagaaataatcgAATGTTCATAATTgcgcaaagaaaaaaaagacaagcaagCAGAAATCAGGAAAGCTCCACAAACGCTGGCCTCTTTTCAAAGAAGGGCAAGAAGTCCTCTGTTCAGTTTTCTACAAGCCACATACGAAAAGTATGTGAACAAGTATGTGGGAGGAAGatcagttgagaccaaaactgacCTTTTTGCCCAAATGCAAAACACTGTGTGTGCCAGAAAACCCGATGCTGAAACCTGCTTTAAATTTAGGATTCTGCTAACCTTCCTACTATGAAGATGCATTTTTTGTGCAAGTGCAccttgaattaaaaaaagttgaattacTTCCACAATTTATTCAAGTAGTGAAACTTATACAGTTTATTATACAGaatgatgtatttaaaaatggatttcAGTTCATCAACTGAATTAAATAGAAACCTTCTGAATATCATGTACCAACTAGAAGGAGATGCTGATTTTGTAATGATGATTCTTAGTTagaattttcactttttcctcctttcatctgctttcttttttgtgcatctgctctgctctgtcttgtctttttttttacattctttaaagaaaacaagacattCATTAATTGTTTTGAGGTTCTGTCTTCTTCATAGAATGTCATTTTACACaacataattatgaaaatatctTATAAAATTACTTAAGAAATTAATAGTTAAGACAAAAGCTAAAGCACTCTGCTTCCTAAAAGcaccaaaaacatttgtgaGGATGCTGCCATCTGTAGGACAACTGAAGAACTACACATTGTAATCAAGTCGATTTTTGTATGCAGGCAGAACTTTATtcaaaaagaatatatattgGAATTATAGATGAATATATTTACACATGTAAATAGATGATAACGTGTGAAAAATTGAGCTTCAATTGCTGCAATCGCTGTATGCACCCTGTGTGCATATGGAAATGTCTTTcagaaggttttcttttttaataaggaCAACTCCCTCTCATTCTAGAGAGATTTTCTGACGTCATCTTTAAACCAGTCAcatctcaaataaaataataaaataatctaccATCATGAGTCCATCGCTGCTCGAAATGGAAGACGGCTCCCATCTGCGTCTCGCCATCATCTTTCCCATCGCAGTTGAGGTATTTACTCcagagacagttttttttttctttttcagttcctttatttttgtactttttgtagTGACACTCTGGATTTGCTCTCAGATCCCGTTAGTAGAAGCCGTCAACTGGAAACAACCGATTGCTACCGTCCAATCAGACTCGAGTGATTTTGTTTGGAGACTCAACTGGGTGCTACAATGAAGATGAAGGTTGGAAACTGTAGAGCGGTACCTGCTGGCAGGAGGGAGACGGGCGGAGCGTCTTCCTAGTTAGCCAGGTGCGGCTGAACGTTAGGGATGAGTGAGGTGAAGAAGGTGCTGATGAAGGTCCAAGCCACGGTGAGGATGCTCGGCTCTGGCATGGCCGCACCCAGAATCCGATCTTCGTTGCCTCCTCCGCCTTCCTCACCGCTGTCATCATCCTCCATCCCCTCATCCATCAGTCGCTCCTGGGACAAACAGACACAATCAGTGTCACATACTTACTCTTGTTTTCAAGGTAacaacattttttgcacaatcCTGTTGAATAATCATTTATGTTAGTTAATAAATTATaggctaataaataaaaatgtgcaaagaaacTAGGTTGTTGTTGAATGAACAACAAACTAGTTCATTCACACCTGCAGCTTTGCAAATAGATGAACTACGCTCACAGGAGTTTCTTTTGCATCTTCTGTTATCAAATCAATTATTTGTCCTCACATATGGATTTTCTGTAGAGTCAATTTTGAAATACAAcgttgagagaaaaaaaagtaaacggGATACAGATACAGATACATTTGGAGGTGGATTTCGTCTGATGAACTTGGggcttttgcaaaaaaaaaggaaaatttaacatttcatttattttcacaagcaatgaaacacagaaaacagagaatttGATGCATCAAACTCACAATTTCCTGCATTTCCTGCTGCCTCTGCACTTCTCCTGGAGGAGCAGCGGCCCTTTCTCCTCTGATGTTCTGCTGTTCTGGTCTGAAGGGAAACCACTGAGCCTGGTGCCTGAAAATCACAaataagttgaaataaaaattaacctaaaattatcaaaaaagaaaaaaatagcatcTTAAGCTGTGGACAACAGCTGGAAAACTATTTACAATTTATACAGAATCTATACAGAATTGGTAAAATGCTAAAAGCCAATTCCATATTTTTCAAGACTATGTATGAACATGTGTAAAATGTACCGAATATGTTACATAATGGCAATGTTATGATTGCTTTTCCGTATACTGTGATTGCAAAACAGATATTAGGAATCCTGACCTCAATATGAGCAGTGTGGGATTATTGTCatttagaacataaaaaaataaaggatctaaagaaaaactggattaacagaaaaacagaacaaaattttCTCCAACTGCAAAGAAGAACAAAGGCAGCTCTTGAAACTCTGTTCTGACCTCATTCTATGTGTTTCTGTGAGAATCTGTTCAGCCCGATTTTCCTAACAATGCATACAGAAAGTATGAGTGACTTACAGATAGAGGAGCAACATGGCGCTGACCACCATGACAAAGCGACTGAAGGAGGAGTAGAAGTACACAATGCTCAGCAGAACCCCAGCCCGTGACACCGTGTACAACCAGTCCAGCCAGTCCTGGTTCAGCTCGTCGTCGTTCAGCACCGGGCCGCCCTGTGCGTTCATCTGGACTGGGTTGGCAGGCACGTTCTCTTGTAGAGGGTCCTGGGCTGGGTTCGGGCCCAGCGGAGGCTGCACAGCTTCATTGGGCTGAGCGGGCTGATGGGGGGATGAGGAAGGtggagatggaggaggaggaggagcgctGGGAGGCTGTAACGCAGCTACTGCTGCCTGACTGCAAGGAAAAAAGCattataaatgcataaaataatgtCAACATTGAGAGGAAGAACAACTAAAACTGAAATCCAAGGGAAGATTCCCATAAGGAagcttgttcacacaataaggTTTCAGGGCTGCAGCTAAAGATTATGATAATAACCATTAATCAGGGGAAAAATATTGGCACACCatacacatttaatttaacttcttaattttattttaaataataattgaaatacataaaaattcagatgcacaaataaactttttaagataagaaaataaaaactatcccctaaaatgcaataacatagcactgctttagtgaacacttgatcaAATGTATCTGCAGCTAACAAAAACCAGGGAAGATAAGTCCTTTCTGCTTTACTTAACATCAGTAGTGAAAGAATAATCTGTCGATATATAGAAGTTTATTTCcctcatcttaaatgcaaaatgtaactGCATGTTTTATTCTATGTAGTCTAGTTAAAAATTATTCGATTACCAAATTAgatgatgattatttcaataactgattaattgtttccTACCTATAAGGTTGTAGAAGTGAGCTCTAGCAACACACTTACTATTGCATGTAGTAGTGTCGAACGTACATCTGCTGCCACCACAGCATCTGCATGGGCATGCTGGCAGGAAGGCCGCCTTGTAGAGGCGCTCCATCTGGGCTGTGgaatattacagttttattaGTTAATATAATAACACCGAGgcacagaaagcagaaaaaaaaaacacatattagcatttgtatttgtataaaatgtatttaatcttCAGAGTGTTGCCAGAATTTTTCCTCAATGTGAGGTTTACTGAactcaaacatattttacagcTCTGTTTCCAGTCTTGTAAAGA contains:
- the LOC102227384 gene encoding homocysteine-responsive endoplasmic reticulum-resident ubiquitin-like domain member 2 protein isoform X2; its protein translation is MHLDYPSFGPSGSPMPHTPSNSSASDSGSSDGSSSSSPASKPNLDSQSASSSCVSSSLPESCDDPDGAPLQGGLPASMPMQMLWWQQMYVRHYYMQYQAAVAALQPPSAPPPPPSPPSSSPHQPAQPNEAVQPPLGPNPAQDPLQENVPANPVQMNAQGGPVLNDDELNQDWLDWLYTVSRAGVLLSIVYFYSSFSRFVMVVSAMLLLYLHQAQWFPFRPEQQNIRGERAAAPPGEVQRQQEMQEIERLMDEGMEDDDSGEEGGGGNEDRILGAAMPEPSILTVAWTFISTFFTSLIPNVQPHLAN
- the LOC102227384 gene encoding homocysteine-responsive endoplasmic reticulum-resident ubiquitin-like domain member 2 protein isoform X1, coding for MHLDYPSFGPSGSPMPHTPSNSSASDSGSSDGSSSSSPASKPNLDSQSASSSCVSSSLPESCDELRHRSGLPSYHPQTTNGVPHYPDGAPLQGGLPASMPMQMLWWQQMYVRHYYMQYQAAVAALQPPSAPPPPPSPPSSSPHQPAQPNEAVQPPLGPNPAQDPLQENVPANPVQMNAQGGPVLNDDELNQDWLDWLYTVSRAGVLLSIVYFYSSFSRFVMVVSAMLLLYLHQAQWFPFRPEQQNIRGERAAAPPGEVQRQQEMQEIERLMDEGMEDDDSGEEGGGGNEDRILGAAMPEPSILTVAWTFISTFFTSLIPNVQPHLAN